The following are encoded together in the Brassica napus cultivar Da-Ae chromosome A9, Da-Ae, whole genome shotgun sequence genome:
- the LOC106367032 gene encoding protein transport Sec1b isoform X2, translating into MSFSDSGSYSNGGDHKSFRQITRERLLYEMLMPEKNGTPMKVLVLDNFTLKIISSAAKMSEISQQGVSLVELITRRRQPMTSFDAIFFIQPTESNVNAFLSDMTGKSPLYKKAFVFFSSPVSRSLVTLIRKDMRAMKRISALKEMNLEYISMDIQGFVTNNENALEDLYSDEENHQRADECLNVVAKRIATVLASLKEYPFVRYRGAKALDASTMTTYRELIPTKLAAGVWNCLARYKQTIEDFPQTETCELLILDRSIDQIAPLIHEWTYDAMCHDLLKMEGNKYTYEVPSNSGGDPEMREVILDEEDPIWVELRDVHIADASERLHEKMTNFVSKNKAAQLKHSSKDSGDISTKDLKKVVNALPQYSEQIDKLSLHVEIARTINRTIMEQGLRELGKLEQDLVFGDAGRKDVIKFLSTNNVINQESKLRLMMILAAIYPKKFEGEKGRKMMELAKLSGDDVVAVNNLRLLGPVHTESKRSTTGSFSLKFDVLKKRAARKDRVGETQTWQLSRFFPIVEELVEKLNKGHLPKQDYPCMNEPKPTFNSASQSPSGSPVLPHSRRTPTWARRHLSDDGYFSDSFLGRTSSGFKKKGQRIFVFIVGGATRSELRVCHKLTEKLDREVILGSSSFLDPQTFLTKMKQINEEEEISLDDIDI; encoded by the exons ATGTCTTTCTCGGATTCTGGATCCTACTCAAATGGCGGAGATCACAAGAGTTTCAGGCAAATCACCCGCGAGA GATTACTGTATGAAATGCTTATGCCAGAGAAAAATGGGACCCCCATGAAG GTGCTTGTTCTGGACAATTTCACATTGAAGATTATATCATCTGCTGCCAAAATGTCTGAGATCTCACAACAAGGCGTTTCTT TGGTTGAGCTCATAACTAGACGGAGGCAACCTATGACTTCCTTTGATGCCATATTCTTTATTCAACCGACCGAATCAAA tgTCAATGCGTTTTTGTCTGATATGACTGGAAAATCACCGCTTTACAAAAA GGCTTTCGTTTTCTTTAGCTCTCCTGTTTCGAGAAGCTTGGTTACTCTCATCAGGAAGGACATGAGAGCGATGAAACGAATTAGCGCATTGAAAGAG ATGAACTTGGAGTACATTAGCATGGACATTCAG GGGTTCGTTACGAATAACGAAAACGCTCTGGAAGATCTTTACAGCGACGAGGAGAACCATCAGAGAGCAGATGAATGCTTGAATGTGGTAGCTAAACGCATTGCTACAGTTTTGGCTTCGCTAAAG GAATACCCCTTTGTGCGCTACCGTGGAGCCAAAGCTCTTGATGCCTCAACAATGACAACTTACCGAGAGTTGATTCCTACAAAGCTTGCTGCTGGTGTATGGAACTGTCTGGCAAGATACAAACAGACAATCGAAGATTTTCCTCAGACTGAAACATGTGAACTACTTATCCTGGATCGATCCATAGACCAG atCGCACCTCTCATTCATGAGTGGACATATGATGCAATGTGCCATGATTTGCTTAAGATGGAaggaaataaatatacatacgAG GTTCCGAGTAACAGTGGTGGTGATCCTGAAATGAGAGAGGTTATTTTAGATGAAGAAGATCCCATTTGGGTGGAGCTTCGTGATGTTCATATTGCAGAT GCAAGTGAAAGATTGCATGAGAAGATGACAAACTTCGTGTCGAAGAACAAAGCCGCGCAATTGAAACACAGTTCAAA AGACTCTGGTGACATTTCAACAAAAGATTTGAAGAAGGTGGTTAACGCTTTGCCACAGTACAGTGAGCAAATTGACAAGCTCTCACTTCATGTAGAG ATTGCTAGAACAATTAACAGAACAATAATGGAGCAAGGTCTAAGAGAACTCGGGAAGCTAGAGCAGGACCTTGTTTTTGGGGATGCTGGAAGAAAAGACGTTATCAAATTCTTGAGCACCAACAAT GTTATAAACCAAGAAAGCAAGCTACGGTTAATGATGATTCTTGCCGCAATCTACCCCAAGAAGTTTGAAGGTGAAAAGGGACGAAAGATGATGGAG CTAGCAAAATTGTCGGGGGATGATGTAGTTGCTGTGAACAATTTGAGATTACTTGGACCAGTACATACAGAATCTAAAAGGAGCACAACAGGATCTTTTTCTCTCAAGTTTGATGTCCTTAAG AAGCGAGCAGCTCGTAAAGACCGGGTTGGTGAAACTCAAACATGGCAACTGTCTCGTTTTTTTCCAATCGTAGAG GAACTTGTTGAGAAACTTAACAAAGGTCATTTGCCAAAGCAAGACTATCCTTGTATGAATGAACCAAAACCAACCTTTAATTCAGCCTCTCAGTCTCCATCAGGGAGTCCAGTATTGCCTCATTCAAGACGGACGCCAACTTGGGCAAGACGCCATCTCTCTGACGATGGATATTTCAG TGACTCATTTCTAGGACGAACATCTAGCGGATTCAAGAAAAAGGGGCAGAGGATTTTCGTCTTCATAGTTGGAGGAGCAACGAGATCTGAG TTAAGGGTTTGCCACAAACTTACGGAGAAGCTTGACAGAGAAGTTATCTTAGGCTCCTCCAGCTTCCTTGATCCCCAAACTTTCCTTACT aaaatgaaacaaattaatgaagaagaggagattTCACTGGATGATATTGACATCTAA
- the LOC106367032 gene encoding protein transport Sec1b isoform X1: MSFSDSGSYSNGGDHKSFRQITRERLLYEMLMPEKNGTPMKVLVLDNFTLKIISSAAKMSEISQQGVSLVELITRRRQPMTSFDAIFFIQPTESNVNAFLSDMTGKSPLYKKAFVFFSSPVSRSLVTLIRKDMRAMKRISALKEMNLEYISMDIQGFVTNNENALEDLYSDEENHQRADECLNVVAKRIATVLASLKEYPFVRYRGAKALDASTMTTYRELIPTKLAAGVWNCLARYKQTIEDFPQTETCELLILDRSIDQIAPLIHEWTYDAMCHDLLKMEGNKYTYEVPSNSGGDPEMREVILDEEDPIWVELRDVHIADASERLHEKMTNFVSKNKAAQLKHSSKDSGDISTKDLKKVVNALPQYSEQIDKLSLHVEIARTINRTIMEQGLRELGKLEQDLVFGDAGRKDVIKFLSTNNVINQESKLRLMMILAAIYPKKFEGEKGRKMMELAKLSGDDVVAVNNLRLLGPVHTESKRSTTGSFSLKFDVLKKKRAARKDRVGETQTWQLSRFFPIVEELVEKLNKGHLPKQDYPCMNEPKPTFNSASQSPSGSPVLPHSRRTPTWARRHLSDDGYFSDSFLGRTSSGFKKKGQRIFVFIVGGATRSELRVCHKLTEKLDREVILGSSSFLDPQTFLTKMKQINEEEEISLDDIDI, encoded by the exons ATGTCTTTCTCGGATTCTGGATCCTACTCAAATGGCGGAGATCACAAGAGTTTCAGGCAAATCACCCGCGAGA GATTACTGTATGAAATGCTTATGCCAGAGAAAAATGGGACCCCCATGAAG GTGCTTGTTCTGGACAATTTCACATTGAAGATTATATCATCTGCTGCCAAAATGTCTGAGATCTCACAACAAGGCGTTTCTT TGGTTGAGCTCATAACTAGACGGAGGCAACCTATGACTTCCTTTGATGCCATATTCTTTATTCAACCGACCGAATCAAA tgTCAATGCGTTTTTGTCTGATATGACTGGAAAATCACCGCTTTACAAAAA GGCTTTCGTTTTCTTTAGCTCTCCTGTTTCGAGAAGCTTGGTTACTCTCATCAGGAAGGACATGAGAGCGATGAAACGAATTAGCGCATTGAAAGAG ATGAACTTGGAGTACATTAGCATGGACATTCAG GGGTTCGTTACGAATAACGAAAACGCTCTGGAAGATCTTTACAGCGACGAGGAGAACCATCAGAGAGCAGATGAATGCTTGAATGTGGTAGCTAAACGCATTGCTACAGTTTTGGCTTCGCTAAAG GAATACCCCTTTGTGCGCTACCGTGGAGCCAAAGCTCTTGATGCCTCAACAATGACAACTTACCGAGAGTTGATTCCTACAAAGCTTGCTGCTGGTGTATGGAACTGTCTGGCAAGATACAAACAGACAATCGAAGATTTTCCTCAGACTGAAACATGTGAACTACTTATCCTGGATCGATCCATAGACCAG atCGCACCTCTCATTCATGAGTGGACATATGATGCAATGTGCCATGATTTGCTTAAGATGGAaggaaataaatatacatacgAG GTTCCGAGTAACAGTGGTGGTGATCCTGAAATGAGAGAGGTTATTTTAGATGAAGAAGATCCCATTTGGGTGGAGCTTCGTGATGTTCATATTGCAGAT GCAAGTGAAAGATTGCATGAGAAGATGACAAACTTCGTGTCGAAGAACAAAGCCGCGCAATTGAAACACAGTTCAAA AGACTCTGGTGACATTTCAACAAAAGATTTGAAGAAGGTGGTTAACGCTTTGCCACAGTACAGTGAGCAAATTGACAAGCTCTCACTTCATGTAGAG ATTGCTAGAACAATTAACAGAACAATAATGGAGCAAGGTCTAAGAGAACTCGGGAAGCTAGAGCAGGACCTTGTTTTTGGGGATGCTGGAAGAAAAGACGTTATCAAATTCTTGAGCACCAACAAT GTTATAAACCAAGAAAGCAAGCTACGGTTAATGATGATTCTTGCCGCAATCTACCCCAAGAAGTTTGAAGGTGAAAAGGGACGAAAGATGATGGAG CTAGCAAAATTGTCGGGGGATGATGTAGTTGCTGTGAACAATTTGAGATTACTTGGACCAGTACATACAGAATCTAAAAGGAGCACAACAGGATCTTTTTCTCTCAAGTTTGATGTCCTTAAG AAGAAGCGAGCAGCTCGTAAAGACCGGGTTGGTGAAACTCAAACATGGCAACTGTCTCGTTTTTTTCCAATCGTAGAG GAACTTGTTGAGAAACTTAACAAAGGTCATTTGCCAAAGCAAGACTATCCTTGTATGAATGAACCAAAACCAACCTTTAATTCAGCCTCTCAGTCTCCATCAGGGAGTCCAGTATTGCCTCATTCAAGACGGACGCCAACTTGGGCAAGACGCCATCTCTCTGACGATGGATATTTCAG TGACTCATTTCTAGGACGAACATCTAGCGGATTCAAGAAAAAGGGGCAGAGGATTTTCGTCTTCATAGTTGGAGGAGCAACGAGATCTGAG TTAAGGGTTTGCCACAAACTTACGGAGAAGCTTGACAGAGAAGTTATCTTAGGCTCCTCCAGCTTCCTTGATCCCCAAACTTTCCTTACT aaaatgaaacaaattaatgaagaagaggagattTCACTGGATGATATTGACATCTAA
- the LOC106364537 gene encoding uncharacterized protein LOC106364537, with amino-acid sequence MLRSIDDPNYTVGFSDRTESVCLGIQASRGSRMVEALGRAKLQDGYVSYPWERRMQEALPISGSSNFLSILFLPKASVHGRAGSRYNDLEDTLARANAWLSCSQANGVPIVFMNIQTESLLTKISGETASATVNTMTSLSDLSNLANVSLYGFEDYHGVDIGVVRAVRLWYAPLGVELPLEIKLRDDDTKLGFSISRTEEGFIYVSSVTDHEDESAPAARSGLSSLYRDAAKASRRLVVSRVGSQKVLPWMVSSTGAIRCYDTVSLSQKLSLHRHAKVSIILHVILWDTASFSSPPRSSMLFSNQTLDSSEFSWHRIAPPPRQVGDRQVLPLPDDEDDVFGLERENVGNASFKFQEIPFTNESL; translated from the exons ATGCTTAGATCCATTGATGACCCGAATTATACAGTTGGGTTCTCGGATCGTACTGAGTCTGTTTGCCTCGGTATACAAG CTTCAAGAGGGTCAAGAATGGTGGAAGCATTGGGGAGAGCTAAGCTTCAAGATGGCTATGTTTCATATCCATGGGAAAGGCGGATGCAAGAAGCTTTACCAATCTCTGGATCCAGCAACTTTCTCTCCATTCTTTTTCTTCCTAAAGCTTCTG ttcaTGGAAGGGCGGGTTCTCGGTATAATGACTTGGAAGACACACTTGCTCGTGCAAATGCTTGGCTAAGTTGTTCACAAGCTAATGGCGTACCAATCGTCTTTATGAATATTCAGACTGAATCTCTGCTCACTAAG ATATCGGGAGAGACCGCCTCAGCAACGGTAAATACGATGACTTCGCTTTCTGACCTGTCGAATCTCGCAAACGTGAGTCTCTATGGGTTTGAGGATTATCATGGAGTTGATATTGGTGTTGTGAGAGCGGTTCGGCTTTGGTATGCTCCTCTTGGTGTTGAGTTGCCACTTGAAATCAAACTCAGAGATGATGACACCAAACTTGGTTTCTCCATTAGCCGCACTGAAGAG GGTTTCATTTATGTCTCCTCGGTAACGGACCACGAAGATGAGAGTGCACCAGCTGCAAGATCGGGCCTGAGCTCATTATACAGAGATGCAGCCAAGGCCTCGCGTCGTCTGGTGGTTTCACGTGTCGGTAGCCAGAAGGTATTGCCGTGGATGGTTTCCTCTACAGGAGCCATTCGCTGCTACGACACCGTTTCGCTCAGCCAGAAACTGTCGCTTCACCGTCACGCAAAGGTTTCCATCATCCTCCACGTTATCCTCTGGGACACCGCGAGTTTCTCCTCACCGCCCAGGAGCAGCATGTTGTTTAGTAACCAAACACTCGACTCGAGCGAGTTTTCGTGGCATCGAATTGCTCCGCCACCACGACAGGTCGGTGACAGACAAGTGCTGCCATTGCCGGATGACGAGGATGATGTGTTCGGGTTGGAACGCGAGAATGTGGGTAATGCTTCGTTTAAGTTCCAAGAGATCCCTTTTACTAACGAGTCCTTGTGA
- the LOC106367030 gene encoding ATP-dependent Clp protease ATP-binding subunit CLPT2, chloroplastic-like produces MDTERPSLRGSSKRDRLVVFFIPRYLALSKHTLLSPFLAIEMASQSFTLANLRISQIDSFYSQKPSSPIHFFSTRNPVKSLNLTNPWMAGDSSLSLDSSASVLRTNSTTRRKIPIAVVASLPTANPESAVSDAKKPKWSWRGIKSFAMGELEARKLKYPNTGTESLLMGILIEGTSFTSKFLRAHKITLYKVREETIKLLGKADLYSFSPEHPPLTHDAQRALDSAVNQNLKAGGAGEIMPAHILLGVWSEVESPGHKILATLGFTDEKAKELESFASESGFLDE; encoded by the exons ATGGATACCGAACGCCCATCCCTACGTGGTAGTTCGAAACGCGACCGTTTAGTGGTCTTCTTCATCCCCAGGTATCTTGCGTTATCCAAACACACACTTCTCAGTCCTTTCTTGGCGATAGAAATGGCTTCTCAATCTTTTACTTTGGCGAATCTAAGGATCTCCCAAATCGATTCCTTCTACAGTCAGAAACCATCTTCTCCAATACACTTCTTCTCCACTAGAAATCCAGTAAAATCCCTGAACCTGACGAATCCATGGATGGCCGGtgattcttctctctctctcgattcttCCGCCTCCGTCTTGCGAACTAACTCGACAACGCGCAGAAAGATCCCAATCGCCGTCGTTGCCAGCTTACCCACCGC GAATCCAGAATCTGCGGTTTCTGATGCGAAAAAGCCAAA ATGGTCGTGGAGAGGAATCAAATCATTTGCAATGGGAGAGCTCGAAGCTAGGAAGCTCAAGTATCCCAACACCGGTACTGAATCACTTCTCATGGGTATCTTGATTGAAG GAACTAGTTTTACTTCCAAGTTTTTGAGGGCGCATAAGATAACGCTTTACAAAGTTCGTGAAGAAACAATCAAGTTACTAGGGAAAGCAGATTTGTATTCCTTCAGCCCTGAACATCCTCCTTTAACCCACGATGCTCAAAGAGCTCTTGACTCTGCTGTCAATCAGAATCTCAAAGCAG GTGGTGCTGGGGAAATAATGCCAGCCCATATATTGCTGGGAGTCTGGTCTGAAGTTGAATCTCCAGGTCATAAGATACTGGCAACTCTTGGTTTCACTGATGAAAAAGCTAAAGAGTTAGAGTCCTTTGCCTCTGAATCTGGATTTCTAGATGAATAG
- the LOC106367031 gene encoding ras-related protein RABA5c-like, with amino-acid sequence MSENERGEDFVVDKSNLLTRYARNKFNTNSKAIIGFEFQTQSMLISGKKLKTQIWETVGQERFRAVTPAYNRRAVGALIVYGITCISTFENVGGSMSSTVGSLLCFN; translated from the coding sequence ATGTCGGAAAATGAGAGAGGTGAAGACTTTGTCGTCGACAAATCCAATCTCCTCACCCGCTACGCTCGCAACAAGTTCAACACGAACTCAAAAGCCATCATTGGCTTTGAGTTTCAGACTCAGAGCATGCTCATCTCCGGTAAAAAGCTCAAAACTCAGATTTGGGAGACCGTCGGTCAAGAACGCTTCCGCGCTGTCACTCCCGCCTATAACCGTAGAGCCGTCGGAGCACTCATCGTCTATGGCATCACTTGCATCTCAACCTTCGAGAACGTTGGTGGCTCGATGAGCTCAACAGTAGGTTCTCTTCTCTGTTTCAATTGA
- the LOC106367029 gene encoding zinc finger A20 and AN1 domain-containing stress-associated protein 7, producing the protein MSSEQNNSTSFPPTEPKLCDNGCGFFGSPSNMNLCSKCYRSLRAEEDQTAVAKAAVEKSLKLPSCSLITAPEPKQPLETKPASVETVVIAETSAVPPVATGQDEGEPSKPARPNRCFSCNKKVGVMGFKCKCGSTFCGRHRYPEKHECSFDFKEVGRGAIAKANPVVKADKVQRI; encoded by the coding sequence atgagCTCTGAGCAAAACAACAGCACAAGCTTCCCACCAACAGAGCCAAAGCTCTGCGACAACGGGTGCGGATTCTTCGGGTCACCCTCCAACATGAACCTCTGTTCCAAATGTTACCGAAGCCTCCGAGCCGAAGAGGATCAAACCGCAGTAGCAAAAGCTGCGGTGGAGAAATCACTAAAGCTTCCATCGTGCAGTCTCATCACCGCACCAGAGCCAAAACAGCCTCTGGAGACCAAACCAGCCTCGGTGGAAACCGTTGTGATTGCTGAGACGTCTGCTGTTCCTCCTGTAGCTACGGGACAGGACGAGGGAGAGCCTTCGAAACCCGCACGGCCGAACAGGTGTTTCAGCTGTAACAAGAAGGTTGGAGTTATGGGGTTCAAGTGCAAGTGCGGTAGCACGTTTTGCGGGAGGCATAGGTACCCGGAGAAGCATGAGTGTAGCTTCgatttcaaagaggttggaCGCGGTGCAATCGCAAAGGCGAATCCTGTGGTCAAGGCGGATAAAGTCCAGAGGATTTGA